A stretch of Thermotoga sp. SG1 DNA encodes these proteins:
- a CDS encoding 2-oxoacid:acceptor oxidoreductase subunit alpha gives MPEMMFLQGNEACALGAIKAGCRFFAGYPITPSTEIAEVMARELPKVGGVFIQMEDEIASAAAVVGASLAGVKAMTATSGPGFSLMQEVIGYAIMTETPCVFVNVMRLGPSTGLPTKPAQGDIMQARWGTHGDHAIIALYPSTVEEVYRHIITAFNMAEEYRTPVIFLMDETLGHMRESFYPPKDEDLFVIERLKDTSFGDEELFVPFSESEYAEPTPLPMAEMGRTKFHVSGLVHDESGFPLSSPDVAEKLIRRLTNKIRLHSDELALYEEYEVEDAEILVVAYGIVARSALRAVKIARRDRIKVGLFKPITIWPAPISRFRKLAEKVNTIIIAEMNLGQYAKELISAIDRKSKVIRTINKVNGELIKPEEILDVITETQIEI, from the coding sequence AAGCGGGATGCAGATTCTTCGCAGGTTATCCCATCACACCTTCTACGGAGATAGCCGAAGTCATGGCGAGGGAGTTACCAAAGGTCGGAGGTGTGTTCATCCAGATGGAAGACGAAATAGCCAGTGCCGCAGCCGTTGTTGGGGCCTCTCTTGCCGGTGTGAAGGCCATGACTGCAACGAGTGGTCCTGGATTCAGTCTCATGCAGGAAGTGATCGGATACGCGATAATGACGGAGACTCCGTGCGTTTTTGTCAACGTTATGAGACTGGGACCGTCCACAGGACTTCCCACAAAACCGGCCCAGGGAGACATCATGCAGGCAAGGTGGGGAACACACGGCGATCACGCCATAATTGCCCTCTATCCCTCCACGGTGGAAGAAGTGTATCGTCACATAATCACCGCTTTCAACATGGCAGAAGAGTACAGAACACCGGTTATCTTCCTGATGGATGAGACCCTGGGACACATGAGGGAGAGTTTCTACCCTCCAAAAGACGAAGATCTTTTCGTCATAGAAAGACTGAAGGACACATCTTTTGGTGACGAAGAGTTATTTGTTCCGTTTTCCGAGAGCGAGTACGCAGAACCCACGCCGCTACCAATGGCCGAGATGGGAAGGACGAAGTTTCACGTTTCCGGTCTTGTACACGATGAATCTGGCTTTCCTCTCAGTTCTCCCGATGTGGCGGAGAAACTGATAAGACGGCTCACAAACAAGATAAGGCTTCACTCAGACGAACTAGCTCTGTACGAAGAGTACGAAGTGGAAGATGCAGAGATCCTCGTGGTGGCTTATGGAATCGTCGCAAGAAGTGCTCTGAGGGCTGTGAAAATAGCAAGACGCGATCGGATTAAAGTGGGACTGTTCAAACCCATTACGATCTGGCCAGCTCCCATTTCCAGATTCAGGAAACTGGCGGAGAAGGTGAACACGATCATCATCGCCGAGATGAATCTGGGGCAGTACGCGAAAGAACTGATCAGTGCCATCGACAGAAAATCGAAGGTCATAAGGACGATAAACAAAGTGAACGGAGAACTCATAAAACCGGAAGAGATACTCGATGTTATAACCGAAACTCAAATAGAGATTTAA